In Pseudonocardia sp. C8, one genomic interval encodes:
- a CDS encoding M48 family metalloprotease has translation MTSVGLDQPAAAMPPWPLLWLVTYAVALPATISGWVASFNLFDGAGLSGESPSSWLLLAYAVLSLVPDLLLLAGVLGVLLPGLRGRYVERRFRLTPPDRGVLYEIETFMREHGAAVEVRANLTRSGRLVRVYPAGLRRARVAVFAPFVKQWRADRAGAEAVLLHEIAHLRTGDHLLLGIGSPFVALLNVWLPLLLLGGVLPWVVFALSDEPTAWVLAGQLPLLVTELPRQLLLPVAALWAAELAADRHTARLGRSDDLIRVLQHGVSTRTGRYQRMLLGMSHPPPGMRRAVLLGGRWGDVALLAGWPLSLILLLVVILVGAVPAWLLIGQAPTLLEQAMTNSGGFLRDSARLWVPAIVLLALWPVLGRAWTAWWSGATTAGVGIPTRLYLAVAATVLVLFGSLVTVTA, from the coding sequence GTGACCTCGGTCGGGCTTGACCAGCCGGCCGCAGCGATGCCGCCCTGGCCGCTGCTCTGGCTGGTGACCTACGCGGTCGCGTTGCCCGCAACGATCTCCGGGTGGGTGGCATCGTTCAACCTGTTCGACGGGGCCGGGCTCTCCGGCGAGTCACCGTCGTCGTGGCTGCTTCTCGCGTATGCCGTGCTCTCGCTCGTGCCGGATCTCCTGCTGCTGGCGGGTGTGCTGGGTGTCCTGCTGCCCGGGTTGCGGGGGCGCTACGTCGAACGGCGCTTCCGCCTGACGCCACCGGACCGCGGCGTCCTGTACGAGATCGAGACGTTCATGCGGGAGCACGGCGCTGCCGTCGAGGTACGTGCCAACCTGACACGCAGCGGTCGGCTGGTGCGCGTGTACCCGGCCGGTCTGCGCCGGGCACGCGTCGCCGTCTTCGCGCCCTTCGTCAAGCAGTGGCGCGCAGACCGGGCGGGAGCCGAGGCGGTACTGCTGCACGAGATCGCGCACCTGCGCACCGGCGACCACCTGCTCCTCGGGATCGGAAGCCCGTTCGTCGCGTTGCTCAACGTCTGGTTGCCGCTGCTGCTGCTCGGCGGCGTCCTGCCATGGGTTGTGTTTGCCCTGTCCGACGAACCGACTGCGTGGGTGCTGGCCGGACAGCTGCCTCTCCTGGTCACCGAGCTCCCACGGCAGCTCCTGCTACCGGTCGCCGCGCTCTGGGCCGCCGAGCTGGCTGCCGACCGGCACACCGCCCGGCTCGGTCGTTCCGATGACCTGATCCGGGTCCTGCAGCACGGCGTCTCCACGCGGACCGGGCGGTATCAGCGGATGTTGCTGGGGATGTCGCACCCGCCGCCGGGGATGAGGCGAGCGGTCCTGCTCGGCGGACGCTGGGGAGATGTCGCCCTCCTCGCCGGCTGGCCGCTGAGCCTCATCCTGCTGCTCGTCGTCATCCTCGTCGGGGCGGTGCCGGCATGGCTGCTGATCGGGCAGGCACCGACGCTTCTCGAGCAAGCGATGACGAACTCGGGAGGGTTCCTGCGGGACAGCGCTCGTCTCTGGGTGCCTGCGATCGTGCTGCTGGCCCTGTGGCCGGTGCTCGGCCGCGCCTGGACAGCCTGGTGGAGCGGGGCCACCACGGCCGGCGTCGGGATTCCGACGAGGCTGTACCTGGCTGTGGCGGCCACTGTTCTGGTCCTGTTCGGATCGCTGGTGACCGTTACGGCGTGA
- a CDS encoding threonine/serine exporter family protein, giving the protein MAEDTPTADRFARRLRGALRRDAKRLLTPGPSTVPMLMLGPQVPDDARVQEVLDLCMRIGEIELSSGESVDEVTATMLRLANAAGLPAVDVDITFTSITMCCHRGNAAQPVTTMRLVRYRTLDLSRLAETEQIVRELEAGRLDVRAASARVSDVIRSPHPYPRWVATFGWAGLAASIALLLGGGPITAAAAFVTTACIDRIGRVLSRWGVAAFFQQALGGFLVTGSTIVLISIGLFPAGTRPSFIVAAGITVLLSGLSVVSTVQDALTGYYLTSAARIVEISLLSAGLLTGVVIGLQVGFQFDLTIEVSGDLPSSVGQFGLSVVSGALAAAFYALAGYSPLKSLPIAGVVGGASWAVYGVMTQVLGIGPVPSTGAAALVVGLAAGLLRRGTDTPPMVITLAGVTPLLPGLAAYRGFYQLAVEGVSEGLVTVTVALAIGLALAAGVALGQFITRPQRTPEEKHGNNEASATGSGFMQAPDLGDNGDAPAGSSEPK; this is encoded by the coding sequence GTGGCCGAGGACACGCCGACCGCCGACCGGTTCGCGCGGCGGTTGCGCGGTGCGTTGCGGCGGGACGCGAAGCGGCTGCTGACCCCGGGCCCGTCGACGGTGCCCATGCTGATGCTCGGGCCGCAGGTGCCCGACGACGCCCGGGTCCAGGAGGTCCTCGACCTCTGCATGCGGATCGGCGAGATCGAGCTGTCGTCCGGCGAGTCGGTCGACGAGGTGACGGCGACGATGCTGCGGCTGGCCAACGCGGCCGGCCTGCCCGCCGTCGACGTCGACATCACGTTCACCTCGATCACGATGTGCTGCCACCGCGGCAACGCCGCCCAGCCGGTCACCACGATGCGCCTGGTCCGCTACCGCACGCTCGACCTGTCCCGGCTCGCCGAGACCGAGCAGATCGTCCGGGAGCTGGAGGCCGGGCGGCTGGACGTCCGCGCGGCGTCCGCCCGGGTCTCCGATGTGATCCGCAGCCCGCACCCGTACCCCCGCTGGGTCGCGACGTTCGGCTGGGCCGGCCTGGCCGCGTCCATCGCCCTGCTGCTCGGTGGCGGGCCGATCACTGCTGCGGCCGCGTTCGTCACGACCGCGTGCATCGACCGGATCGGCCGGGTGCTGTCCCGGTGGGGCGTCGCCGCGTTCTTCCAGCAGGCACTCGGCGGGTTCCTCGTGACCGGGTCGACGATCGTGCTGATCTCGATCGGCCTGTTCCCGGCCGGGACACGACCGTCGTTCATCGTGGCCGCGGGCATCACGGTGCTGCTGTCCGGGCTGAGCGTGGTCAGCACCGTGCAGGACGCCCTGACCGGCTACTACCTGACCTCCGCGGCCCGGATCGTGGAGATCTCGCTGCTGTCCGCGGGCCTGCTGACCGGCGTCGTCATCGGCCTGCAGGTCGGGTTTCAGTTCGACCTGACGATCGAGGTGTCCGGCGACCTCCCGTCCAGCGTGGGCCAGTTCGGCCTGTCGGTGGTGTCCGGTGCGCTGGCCGCGGCGTTCTACGCACTCGCCGGGTACTCCCCGCTGAAGTCGCTGCCGATCGCAGGTGTCGTCGGCGGGGCGAGCTGGGCCGTCTACGGCGTCATGACCCAGGTCCTCGGGATCGGGCCGGTGCCCTCGACCGGTGCCGCGGCCCTGGTCGTCGGTCTCGCGGCCGGCCTGCTGCGCCGCGGCACGGACACCCCGCCGATGGTCATCACGCTGGCCGGTGTCACGCCGCTGCTGCCCGGTCTGGCCGCGTATCGCGGCTTCTACCAGCTGGCCGTCGAGGGCGTCTCCGAGGGGCTCGTCACGGTCACGGTCGCGCTGGCCATCGGCCTCGCGCTGGCCGCGGGCGTGGCGCTGGGCCAGTTCATCACCCGCCCGCAGCGCACGCCGGAGGAGAAGCACGGGAACAACGAGGCGTCGGCCACCGGCTCCGGCTTCATGCAGGCGCCCGACCTCGGGGACAACGGCGACGCCCCGGCCGGGTCCTCCGAACCGAAGTAG
- a CDS encoding LacI family DNA-binding transcriptional regulator yields the protein MSGPQHPRRPATLASLAAELGVSRTTVSNAYNRPDQLSAPLRERVLEAARRLGYPGPDPVARSLRTRRAGAVGLLLTEALSYAFRDPGATGFLEGLALACEKAGTGLLLVPVSPEHSDVDAVYQAGVDGFVVYSVSEDDPHYRAVLQRPVPTVVCDQPADVEGVDRVGVDDRAGTLALGRHMVELGHRRIGVLCMRLGARRHDGPADPARQEGSSYSVQRERLAGLRAAFTEAGVDWSTVPVVERFEHTPEAGADGAAALLEAHPGITALICTSDILALGALREVRRRGLRVPEDLSVAGFDGVPEAERAGLTTVRQPFREKGREAGRLLLERGERNVPEHVTLPTELVIGTTTRALRQSGEFFSGW from the coding sequence ATGTCCGGTCCCCAGCATCCGCGGCGCCCGGCGACGCTCGCGTCGCTGGCCGCCGAGCTCGGCGTGTCCCGGACGACCGTGTCGAACGCGTACAACCGGCCCGACCAGCTGTCCGCGCCGCTGCGGGAGCGCGTCCTCGAGGCCGCCCGCCGGCTCGGGTACCCCGGCCCGGACCCGGTCGCCCGGTCCCTGCGCACCCGCCGGGCCGGGGCGGTCGGGCTGCTGCTCACCGAGGCGCTGAGCTACGCGTTCCGCGATCCCGGCGCGACCGGCTTCCTCGAAGGACTGGCGCTGGCCTGCGAGAAGGCCGGGACCGGCCTGCTGCTGGTGCCGGTGAGCCCGGAACACTCCGACGTGGACGCCGTCTACCAGGCGGGTGTCGACGGCTTCGTCGTCTACTCGGTCAGCGAGGACGACCCGCACTACCGGGCCGTGCTGCAGCGCCCGGTGCCGACCGTGGTGTGCGACCAGCCGGCCGACGTCGAGGGCGTCGACCGGGTCGGGGTGGACGACCGCGCCGGCACCCTCGCACTCGGGCGGCACATGGTCGAGCTCGGCCACCGGAGGATCGGCGTGCTCTGCATGCGGCTCGGGGCACGCCGGCACGACGGTCCCGCCGATCCGGCCCGCCAGGAGGGCAGCTCCTACAGCGTGCAGCGCGAGCGGCTGGCCGGGCTGCGCGCGGCGTTCACAGAGGCCGGGGTCGACTGGTCGACCGTGCCGGTCGTCGAGCGGTTCGAGCACACCCCGGAGGCCGGCGCCGACGGGGCGGCCGCACTGCTGGAGGCGCACCCCGGGATCACCGCCCTCATCTGCACGTCCGACATCCTCGCCCTCGGCGCGCTCCGCGAGGTGCGCCGGCGCGGGCTGCGGGTGCCCGAGGACCTGTCGGTCGCCGGGTTCGACGGCGTTCCCGAGGCCGAACGGGCCGGGCTGACCACCGTCCGCCAGCCGTTCCGGGAGAAGGGCCGGGAGGCGGGCCGGCTGCTGCTGGAACGCGGCGAGCGGAACGTCCCGGAGCACGTCACCCTCCCCACCGAGCTGGTGATCGGTACGACGACGCGGGCGCTGCGCCAGTCGGGGGAGTTCTTCTCCGGCTGGTAG
- the otsB gene encoding trehalose-phosphatase: MSLDDDLDRIGRVRRLLVALDFDGVLAPLVDDPATSRPLPESADAVRRLAAHPATTVVMVSGRGRDDLATVSGFVPPVGLVGSHGAEFDEQLAGLLGKDGFLTEEQARRRAELVEGLEKLVEQAPGARLEAKPAGAAVHVRGMDPAAGAALLERVEAEWGRAGIDATAGKDVLDLAVLETTKGSAIELLRAALGADAVLFAGDDVTDETVFRVLRDGDVGIKVGPGATAAAHRVADPQELAGVLARLGAARP; encoded by the coding sequence ATGAGCCTGGACGACGACCTCGACCGGATCGGGCGGGTGCGCCGGCTGCTGGTCGCGCTGGACTTCGACGGCGTGCTCGCGCCGCTGGTGGACGACCCGGCGACGTCCCGCCCGCTCCCCGAGTCGGCCGACGCGGTCCGCCGGCTCGCCGCGCACCCCGCGACCACGGTCGTGATGGTGTCCGGGCGCGGCCGCGACGACCTCGCGACCGTGTCCGGGTTCGTCCCGCCGGTCGGGCTGGTCGGCAGCCACGGTGCCGAGTTCGACGAGCAGCTCGCCGGGCTGCTCGGCAAGGACGGGTTCCTCACCGAGGAGCAGGCCCGGCGCCGGGCCGAGCTGGTCGAAGGCCTGGAGAAGCTCGTCGAGCAGGCCCCCGGGGCGCGCCTGGAGGCCAAGCCCGCCGGGGCGGCGGTGCACGTCCGCGGGATGGACCCCGCGGCCGGGGCGGCGCTCCTGGAGCGGGTCGAGGCCGAGTGGGGGCGCGCGGGCATCGACGCGACCGCCGGCAAGGACGTCCTGGACCTGGCGGTGCTCGAGACGACCAAGGGCTCGGCGATCGAGCTGCTCCGCGCGGCGCTCGGAGCCGACGCGGTGCTGTTCGCGGGCGACGACGTCACCGACGAGACCGTGTTCCGGGTGCTGCGCGACGGCGACGTCGGGATCAAGGTGGGCCCCGGGGCCACCGCGGCCGCCCACCGGGTCGCGGACCCGCAGGAGCTGGCCGGCGTCCTCGCGAGGCTGGGCGCTGCGCGCCCGTGA
- a CDS encoding trehalose-6-phosphate synthase, with amino-acid sequence MTSGEPVTAADLVVVANRLPVDYVRRPDGSTGWRRSPGGLVTALEPTLRAREGAWVGWPGVPDVDVDPLVSDGLSLYPVRLSAREVEEYYEGFSNATLWPLYHDVVAQPQFHRHWWRTYTNVNQRFAEEVAKVAAHGATVWVQDYQLQLVPGRLRELRPDLRIGFFLHIPFPPVELFRQLPWRTRILEGLLGADLVGFHTDGGVRNFHWLAQELAGASEHRDPESVQYGDRRVRLGAFPISIDSKRLDQLSRSDAVVRRAAQVREELGNPSKIILGVDRLDYTKGIDVRLRAFHELLEEGRVTGGDTSRSGAESAIDTVMIQLATPSRERVEHYQHMRDEIELSVGRINGEYARVGHPAVHYLHRSLPREELVAFFLAADVMLVTPLRDGMNLVAKEYVACRHDDGGVLVLSEFTGAAIELTSALLVNPHDTDGVKEALYAALTMNPDEGRKRMRTLRRQVLEYDVDRWARSFLAALGVKVAE; translated from the coding sequence GTGACCAGCGGCGAACCGGTGACCGCGGCAGACCTGGTTGTGGTGGCCAACCGGCTTCCGGTGGACTACGTACGACGTCCGGACGGCAGCACGGGCTGGAGGCGCAGCCCGGGCGGCCTGGTCACGGCGCTGGAGCCGACCCTGCGGGCGAGGGAGGGCGCCTGGGTCGGCTGGCCCGGCGTCCCGGACGTCGACGTCGACCCGCTGGTCTCCGACGGCCTGTCGCTGTACCCGGTGCGGTTGTCCGCCCGGGAGGTCGAGGAGTACTACGAGGGCTTCTCGAACGCCACGTTGTGGCCGCTGTACCACGACGTCGTCGCGCAGCCGCAGTTCCACCGGCACTGGTGGCGCACCTACACGAACGTCAACCAGCGGTTCGCCGAGGAGGTTGCGAAGGTCGCCGCGCACGGCGCGACGGTCTGGGTGCAGGACTACCAGCTCCAGCTCGTCCCGGGGCGGCTGCGGGAGCTGCGCCCCGACCTGCGGATCGGTTTCTTCCTGCACATCCCGTTCCCGCCGGTGGAGCTGTTCCGCCAGCTCCCGTGGCGGACCCGGATCCTGGAGGGCCTGCTGGGGGCGGACCTGGTCGGCTTCCACACCGACGGCGGCGTCCGCAACTTCCACTGGCTCGCCCAGGAGCTGGCGGGCGCCTCCGAGCACCGCGACCCGGAGTCGGTGCAGTACGGCGACCGGCGGGTCCGGCTCGGCGCCTTCCCGATCTCGATCGACTCGAAGCGACTCGACCAGCTGTCCCGCTCCGATGCGGTCGTACGGCGGGCCGCCCAGGTCCGGGAGGAGCTCGGCAACCCGTCGAAGATCATCCTCGGGGTGGACCGGCTGGACTACACCAAGGGCATCGACGTCCGACTGCGCGCCTTCCACGAGCTGCTCGAGGAGGGTCGCGTCACGGGCGGCGACACGTCGCGGAGCGGAGCGGAGTCGGCCATCGACACCGTCATGATCCAGTTGGCGACGCCGTCCCGCGAGCGGGTCGAGCACTACCAGCACATGCGCGACGAGATCGAGCTGTCGGTCGGGCGGATCAACGGCGAGTACGCCCGGGTCGGCCACCCCGCGGTGCACTACCTGCACCGCTCGCTGCCGCGGGAGGAGCTGGTCGCGTTCTTCCTCGCCGCCGACGTCATGCTCGTGACGCCGCTGCGGGACGGCATGAACCTCGTCGCCAAGGAGTACGTCGCCTGCCGGCACGACGACGGCGGCGTGCTGGTCCTCTCCGAGTTCACCGGTGCCGCGATCGAGCTGACCAGCGCGCTGCTCGTCAACCCGCACGACACCGACGGGGTCAAGGAGGCGCTGTACGCCGCGCTGACCATGAACCCCGACGAGGGCCGCAAGCGGATGCGGACGCTGCGCCGCCAGGTCCTGGAGTACGACGTCGACCGCTGGGCCCGCTCCTTCCTCGCGGCCCTCGGGGTGAAGGTGGCCGAATGA
- a CDS encoding LysR substrate-binding domain-containing protein → MVLPSKMPQLADLDLLLSVERYGSVGKAAQAHSLSQPAASIRISAMERRLGLRLLERSPAGSKLTEDGEMLAKYARNVMQAARELLEFGSDARSSEARRLRVAGSPAISEHLVPEWLNRSRSSFGDVRVEVQTGSVDALRRLVLARHVDLAFIDGWCRAGHHGQQQYRDDLATRHICDDELAVVVGPGHPWAVRGTPVTVPELAAAPLVLRERGSGLREFTDELLGAAPTPRGYVELPSSAAIKQAVATSRRVTVLNVSTVRAELAEGRLHRVDVDQEMPAKPVYAAWNERRGLPELAQELVEVAASKGSPVPVIGPGQKSRKAGSRTRPRPRKAVAVDVHEAIA, encoded by the coding sequence ATGGTGCTTCCGTCCAAGATGCCCCAGCTCGCCGACCTCGACTTGCTGCTGTCGGTCGAGCGTTACGGCAGCGTGGGAAAAGCGGCGCAGGCGCACAGCCTTTCCCAGCCGGCCGCCAGCATCCGGATCAGCGCCATGGAACGCCGGCTCGGTCTCCGGCTGCTGGAGCGCTCTCCCGCGGGCTCGAAGCTCACCGAGGACGGGGAGATGCTCGCGAAGTACGCCCGCAACGTGATGCAGGCGGCGCGGGAGCTGCTGGAATTCGGCTCCGACGCCCGTTCCTCCGAGGCGAGACGGCTCCGGGTCGCGGGTAGCCCGGCGATCTCCGAGCACCTGGTTCCCGAATGGCTGAACCGTTCCCGGTCCTCGTTCGGTGATGTTCGCGTCGAGGTGCAGACCGGCAGCGTCGACGCGCTGCGCCGGCTGGTCCTGGCGAGGCACGTCGATCTCGCGTTCATCGACGGCTGGTGCCGGGCGGGCCACCACGGACAGCAGCAGTATCGCGACGACCTGGCGACCCGGCACATCTGCGACGACGAGCTGGCCGTGGTGGTCGGCCCGGGCCATCCGTGGGCGGTGCGGGGCACGCCGGTGACGGTGCCGGAGCTGGCGGCCGCGCCCCTGGTGCTGCGCGAGCGCGGCTCCGGGCTCCGGGAGTTCACCGACGAGCTGCTGGGAGCCGCACCCACCCCACGGGGTTACGTCGAGCTGCCGTCCAGCGCCGCGATCAAGCAGGCGGTCGCGACCAGCCGGCGGGTGACGGTGCTGAACGTCTCCACCGTGCGCGCCGAGCTCGCGGAAGGGCGGCTGCACCGGGTGGACGTCGACCAGGAAATGCCCGCGAAACCGGTCTACGCAGCGTGGAACGAACGCAGGGGCCTTCCGGAGCTGGCGCAGGAACTGGTCGAGGTCGCCGCGTCGAAAGGCTCTCCGGTGCCCGTCATCGGGCCGGGCCAGAAATCGAGAAAGGCCGGCTCACGAACGCGGCCGAGGCCGCGGAAGGCGGTGGCGGTCGACGTCCACGAGGCGATCGCCTGA